The Roseovarius sp. EL26 genome contains the following window.
CGGCGGAGATCGCGGAAAATCCCTTATTCTACAATGTAACATGGCGTTCTCGGTCTTCTGTCTGGCGCCACGTTTGAAAAAGTTGCATGCCGCTCATCCATGGCTCAGGTTAAATATCGTCACCCCAATCTGGGACCCCGAACGCCACGCTGAGCACGCTGCTATCGAAATTCGCTTTGGCCGCCCGGCAGAAATGTCGAACAATGCGATTCCCTTACCCCGTGATCGATTTTTCCCGGTATGCCATCCAGACTATCAAAGTGGAAAGATTGACCTGAACACCGCTGCCTTGATGGATTGCTCGGGTATAATGGGAAATTGGGAGGCCTGGTACAAATCGCGAGGGCAATCGTTCCATCGCGCAAATGAAGTGAATCTCAGCTCGACCTATTCCGTCTCAATCAGCGCCGCTCTGGCAGGGGGTGGTCTGGCCATGGCGCACGATACCCTAACGACAGACCTAATCGCAAACGGCCAACTGGTTCGCCCATTCAACCACACGCCGGAATTGCCAGAGGCCTACCACATTCTACCACCGGCCAGCCACGCAGATACGCCCGCCACACGGGCGTTCATGTCGTGGTTACGTGCAGAGTTTTTACATCGTCGCTTTGACGATTAAACTGATTCGTCTTCTAAATGCAGTTTCATATCGATCAGCACTTGCTGCAGCAGTGACGTTTCCCGCAGCAGTCGTTTGGCTTCGTTCACCGTGATAACGCCGTCTTCAATCGATTGCTGATATTCAGCCATCAGCATCGCAAACCGCTGGCTAAGTGCGATAACATCACTGTTCACGCCACCTTTGTCATCGGTATTTTTTCGACGCTCATCGAATTGCAGCGTGATACCTTTCAACTCAGCCAATGCGCCCGTAACATGTGGATATGACGCTTCTTCTTCCAACGCCGCAACGGCATCGATAGGCATAAACCTATCTGAATGCTCCTCATGGTCAGAATAATACCGCCCCAGCGTCGCCTTGGATTTCCCGGTCAGAACACATGCAGGTTCAATCCCAACATCCTTGACCAAAGCCTCGGTGTGTTTTTTCAGATAACTTCCGACTCTCGACATTCACTCACTTCCGCATTCTCCCCTAAACAAGCGGGGAACATCAGGTTTTTTTCCCATTATAGACTTTATCAAGAAATGTCATTGGTAATGCAATCCCGACATTATGGGACGTAACAAGTATTGGCCATTTTGGCCATGGTGCGGGACAAAGGAAGGTGCGGTGCAAATGCGTCCAGTTTTCTCCGTTCTGTTAGTCAACAATCTGTCTAGACATCCATCCCCGGAAGTTTACCCAGTCTTGCCAGCTGACTAACACTTTGTCCCGCTGCCCTTTTTGGAGTTGTCAGGCGCGCTCCACCACAACAGACCCAACAGAATATCCTGCCCCAAACGAGCAGATCAATCCAACATCTCCAACCTCGAGATCTTCTGAGAACTTTGAAAACGCGATTATTGATCCTGCAGAGGATGTGTTGGCGTAGTCTTGCAAAATATTGGGTTGCTCTTTTGCTTCCGGAGTGCGCCCCATGACTTTGCGGCCAATAAAATCATTCATAGATTTATTCGCCTGATGCAGCCAGAGCCGTTTGAGATGATCCGACGTCAGCCCTTCTTCGTTCATATGATCCGCAATGTGTTGCGATACAAGAGGCAACACTTCTTTGAACACCTTGCGGCCTTCTTGCACAAATAACATATCGCGCCGATCTTCCATACCATGTTCACGAGTTCGGCGGAGATAACCGTTATTGTTGCGAATATTATTAGAAAACTGCGTCGCGCATCTTGTCGATTTCACAACAAAATAGCCACCTTTTGCCTCATCAGCGCGCTCAATCAAAATAGCGGTGCACACATCACCAAAGATAAAATGACAATCGCGATCCCGCCATTCCAGATGACCAGAGCAGATCTCTGGGCTAACAACCAAGGCCCGCCGGGCCGAGCCCGATTTAACCATATCCGCCGCCGCCTGAATACCAAACGTGGCCGAGGAACAGGCCACGTTCATATCAAACGCAAATCCACCTGCGCCGATCAGCTGCTGAATCTCAACTGCAATGGCTGGATAGGCACGCTCGTGATTGGAGGCAGCACAAATAATCAGATCAACATCATCAGCGGTACGCTGTGCCTGCTCCAATGCCTGCTGGCACGCGGATACAGCCATCTCAGCCATAATTCCCGGTTCATCATCGCGACGTGTACGCAAATGCGGATGCATGACATCAGGGTTCAAGACACCCGATTTATTCATCACATAGCGCTGCTCGATACCCGATGCATTTACGATAAACTCTGATGAAGACGGCTGCTTTTCTGCAATCTCACCAGCTTTGATCGCGTCTGCATGTGTTGCATTATAGATCTCAACATAGGCATTAAATGCCCCCACCAACTCATCATTGGTGATAATTTCTTTCGGGGTGAAAACACCAGTACCGGATATTGCAGGCACAAACATATGTCTCTCCAAATTTTTGGGGCAGATCGCAGGAGATCCCCATCAGATCAAGCGAAACGCTACGACAATTGCCAAAGATAATGCCATTGGCACCTCTTCAGGCAATCAAATTAGGTGGTACGTCCCCACTCAGGGCCGCACGCAGGTTCTCAAGGGCCATCAACCCCATTTCCTCGCGCACATCCAATGCAGCGGTTCCAAGGTGCGGCAACAAGGTTACATTCTCCATGGCTTTCAAAGCATCAGGCACAATTGGCTCACGCTCATAAACATCCAACCCCGCACCGGCGATGCGGCCCTTTTCCAATGCTGAAATAAGTGCCTTTTCCTGAACAATATCGCCACGTGCAACATTGATCAGATAGGCCTGTGGTTTCATCGCCTGAAAGACCTCTGCTCCAATCAGATGGCGGGTCTCTTTTTCGGCGGGCACAGTCACAACCAAAAAATCCACCTGCTCAGCCAATTCTGTCAACTCGTCTACTCGGGTCGCAGGAAAGTCCATCTCTTTGGCAGAGCGAGTGAAATATTTCACCTGCATTCCAAAGCCGAAATGACAACGACGCGCCACTGCTTGACCAATGCGTCCCATGCCAACGATGCCAACAGTACTACCACTAACGTGCTGTCCCAGCATCTGCGTTGGGTTCCAACCCTCCCACTGACCAGAGCGTACCAATCGGTCCCCTTCTCCTGCGCGGCGGGCACACATCAACATCAAGGTCAGCGCCAGATCAGCCGTGGCGTCAGTCACTGCACCTGGCGTATTTGTCACCATAACCCCAGCATTCTGCGCCGCCTGCACGTCGATATGATTATATCCAACGCCAAAGTTCGCCAGCACTTTGCATCGAGGTTGATCCGCATCGCGAAACACTTCGGCGGAAAAGGTATCGCCCAAAGTTGGCAACACCCCATCATATAGCGCAAGCGCCGCGCGCATTTGGCCAATTTTCAACGGAACGGTTTCGGTACGTATTTCCACTTCGAAATATTCACGAGCCTTTTCCACAACGGCGTTTGGCAAAGGGCGGGTCAAATATACGCGTTTCAATGCATTCGTTCTCCGTTGGGAACCGCCTGATCTGGGCCAAACAATACGATGTTGCCACCGTCATCTGACAGACCCAACACGAGGACCTCCGACATAACGGGCCCAATCTGGCGTGGTGGGAAATTGGTCACGGCCATCACCTGCTTTCCGATCAGTTTTTCAGGCGTATAATGCGCCGTAATCTGAGCTGATGACTTCTTCTCGCCGATATCCACACCGAAATTGATCCAAAGCTTGATGGCCGGTTTGCGCGCTTCGGGAAACGGCTCAGCCCTGACGATGGTGCCAACCCGAATATCGACCTTCAGAAAATCGTCAAAGCTGATATCAGCCATCGCGCAGCTCCTTAGAGCGGTCTGTTGCCGCCGCCACGGTCCGTACCATCAACTCCGGAAGGCCGGATGGTTTTTGCATCAAAACCTCCAACCCAGCCTGTGTCGTGCCATTCGGGCTGGTAACATTCACCCGCAACTGCGAAGGTGTTTGATCAGCTTGTTCGGCCAAAGCACCTGCACCTGCAACTGTGGCCTTCGCCAACTGCATCGCCAGTTCGCTAGACAACCCCTGCGCTTCACCTGCGGCGGCCATACATTCGATCATGTGAAAGACATAAGCAGGACCTGATCCGCTTACCCCAGTAACCGCATCCATCTGGCCTTCATTATCCAGTCGCACCACCTGACCCACAGCCTGCAACAAGCCTTCGGCAAGAGCGACATGATCATCTGATGCATACGCATTCCCAACAATCGCAGTTATTCCTTTACCCACAGCGGCAGGTGTATTTGGCATCGCGCGAACAATGGGGCTTTGCGCCCCCAGCGCGTCCTCAAATGCAGAGATTGTTGTGCCCGCGGCAACCGATACAAAGAGTGTCGAGCCATTGCCCATCGCCGCAATTGTGGGCAAGGCATCGCCCATCATCTGCGGTTTGACCGCAATCAGCACGATCGCCGGTGATTTGGGGACTTCAACATTGATATGAACGCCGGTGACCTGCAACCAGTCAGAAGGCATGGGATCAAGTACCCAAACAGATTCTGATGGCAACCCACCTGTCAGCCAGCCATCCAGCATAGCCGACCCCATTTTACCACAGCCAAGTAATACCAGCCCGCCTGTGGCCACATCCGTTATATTCATTTTTGCCCCCGGATCATTCATCCATGGGGCACATTCTTACGCACGCCCAAAGGCCTCTGCAATGGCGACTTGCATAGCGTCACTTGGACTGCGATCGCCCCAAATTGCCAATTGAAACGCAGGGTAGAATCGCTCTGCATTCATCACTGCCGAATTGATCAGGGTATTGATCTGATCCGGGCTGACATTTTGCGCCCCGGCCATAACCAGACCATAGCGGTAAACCATCAACTTTTGCTCGCGCCAATAGGTAAAGGCTCCCGACCAGCACTGATCATTCACATCGTTCAGCATCTGATACAAAACAGGAAGCTTCTCGCTAGGTGGCTCCATCTCAAACGTACAGACCATACGCAATGTTTCGTCATATCCCGACCATGCTAACGTAATAGAATATGTACGCCACTGGCCTTCCACGGCCATCGCGATCTGATCATCTGCGATCCGGTCGAACTCCCAGTCGTAGTGTTCGGCCAGATGTTCGACGATATCTATTGGGTGAAGATCTTCTTGCAAGAACTGCTCGGACAATGCCATTGCGCCACCTCATTTTGCTGTAGCGTTCGGGGCATGGCAGCGCCCCAAGCGCTAGGTGCCTGCTCTATAAACAGCGGAGAATTCCCCTGCCTATACTAGATATGGTGGAATGTTTCTTGCGACCTGTAAAGCAATTTGTTGTGGATAACCGCAATAAGTTGTGGATGAATTGAACTTTACCGCAAGATAAAGCAACTCTTGCCCCTCATGTTGAAACTGAAGGTTCTTGATCAAGACAGTCTATCAACCTGTTGGGAAAAATAGGTTTACCCTGCCTCATACGACAAAAAAATTGACGTCGAATACGCTCCACAATCTCTCATGCGCAAAGTGCTTGGGTTCCGTAAAGCTGATCTGGGGCAAAACATGGCTCACCGCCATATCACCACAGGCATTCTTGAAGCGATTAAACGCTGTTCTCTTGAGAGCAGATAAGAAGGGTATTTAAAACGATCCGCTAGCCAGTAATTTATTGGCCTTTCGCTTCCAACGCATCAAGGCGCGCTTTCAGGGCTTCGTTTTCCTCACGCGCTTTTTGCGCCATGGCCCGAACTGCATCAAATTCTTCGCGAGTGACAAAATCCCGGTCAGCCAACCAGCGATCAATCATCGATTTCATCGCGGTTTCGGCCTCATCTTTGGCCCCCTGCGCCACGCCCATAGCGTTGGTCATCAGTTGCGATATATCGTCCAGAACCTTGTTGCGGGTTTGCATTGCTCTCTCCGGTGTTACATGTGCTCTCTATATGGCATCAAAAGCGCGGTGGGCAAGGTTGACTCCGCTATAAGCACAGGCAAAGACACGCATATGCAGGCAATTATCCAATTCCCCGACATCTCACCCGAGATTTTCACCATTCCCCTGTTCGGAATGGAGTTCTCATTGCGCTGGTATGCGCTGTCTTACATCGCAGGCATCCTGATCGGTTGGCGAATCATCGTACACACCCTGCGCAGCCCCAACCTGTGGCCGGGCGGCAGCGCGCCGATCACTGAAAAACAGCTCGAGGATTTGCTAACCTGGGTTATCTTGGGTGTTATTCTGGGCGGCCGCCTTGGATTTATCCTGTTTTACCAACCGGGTTATTATCTCTCAAATCCCACGCAAATCCTATACGTCTGGCAAGGCGGGATGTCCTTCCACGGCGGCTTATTAGGCGTCATTCTGGCGTGTTTCTTATTTTCCAGACGGCAAAACATCCCGTTCTGGACCCTTGCAGATGCGCTTTGCATGGTAACCCCTGTGGGCCTGCTGCTGGGTCGCATTGCCAATTTCATCAACGCCGAACTTTGGGGTCGCCCAACCGACCTGCCTTGGGGGGTGATTTTCCCCGGTGCCGCAGCACAAGATTGCCCCGGCATTGTGCCCGGCCTTTGTGCTCGCCACCCCTCACAACTCTACGAGGCCCTGCTTGAAGGTCTGATTCTGGGGGCAATTCTGCTCTATCTGGCTTACCGCCGTGGCGGATTGCGCTTCCCTGGTCGTCTGACTGGGGTTTTCTTTATCGGGTATGGGCTGGCACGGTTTCTGGTCGAATTGGTACGCCAACCCGATGCGCAGTTTATCTCTGAGGGCAACCCTTTAGGTCTCGCATTTCACATCAGCGGCATTGGCCTGACCATGGGTCAGACCTTGTCGATCCCGATGATCATCTTTGGTATCGTCGTTATTGTGACCTCTCGCAGGCGGGCCGCGTGACACGACTCAAAGATATCCTGATTGCCCGGATCGACGACACAGGGCCAATGACGCTGGCCGACTATATGAACGTCTGCCTTATGCATCCTGAGCATGGGTATTACGCCACACGCGACCCCTTGGGTGCGGGCGGCGATTTCATCACGGCACCTGAAGTCAGTCAGATGTTTGGCGAGTTGATCGGCCTTTCACTTGCGCAGGCTTGGTTGGATCAAGGGGCACCCAACCCGTTTACCCTTGCCGAGGCCGGCCCAGGTCGAGGCACACTAATGGCTGACATCCTGCGCGTCACATCGATAGTACCGGGATTTCATGCCGCATTAAAACTGCATTTGATCGAAACCTCCCCTACCCTACGCGCCAAACAACAAACCACCATTGGCAGAAGCGACATCAACTGGCATGCCACGTTCCACACCCTGCCTCAGCAGCCATTGTTTTTTGTTGCCAATGAATTTTTTGACGCACTGCCAATCCGCCAATTCAAGCGAGACGGTGCAAATTGGCGCGAACATCTCATCGGCGCGAAAAACGAGGCCCTATATTCAAAGTGGTCGCAACCGCTTCTGATACCCGCGTTGGAATACCGTCTCTCAGACACCCACGATGGTGTCATCGTTGAGTTGTCCGAGAACATCGCTACCTGTGCAACACAACTTGGTGGCTTGATCAACACTCATGGCGGCACTGCATTGATCATCGATTATGGCGACTGGCGCTCGTTGGGGGATACATTTCAGGCCGTCGCAAAACACGAACCCGCCAACCCGTTTTCTAGACCCGGTGATGCTGACTTGACCGCGCATGTCGATTTTGAGGCGCTTACCATAGCCGCAGCACCTGCAAAACATAGCCGCCTGACCCCGCAAGGCGTATTTCTCGAACGCCTAGGCATCACGCAAAGAGCAGAGCAACTGTCTGCAAATCTGATCGGCGATGCGTTAAACGCGCATATTAAAGCATATCAACGCTTGACCAGCCCGGTTGAAATGGGGACGCTCTTTAAGGTGATTGCCCTTTATCCCGACGGGGTGACACCCCCACCCGGAGTAGAGCCATGACTCTTGAGATCCTGACCTCTGATAGCCTTGCCCCACTGCGCCACGGTTTCTTCACCCGTAAAGGCGGCGCATCTTCAGGTGTATTTGCGGGATTGAACTGCGGTCAGGGGTCCTCGGATCAAGATGACATTGTCACCGTAAACCGCGCTCGTGTTGCCGCGGCGATGGGCGTAGAGCTGTCAAATCTCACAACACTTTACCAAGTCCACTCAGCCACGGTTGAAGTGATCGATGCTCCCCTGACCAACAGGCCCAAGGCCGATGCTATGGTCACGGCTACGCCCGGCTTAACGCTTGGAATCCTAACCGCAGATTGTCAGCCCGTGCTCTTTGCCGATCCGCAGGCCGGCGTCATTGGGGCCGCCCATGCCGGATGGCGCGGGGCCGTTGATGGCGTGCTTGAGGCCACGATTGACGCGATGGAAACTTTGGGGGCAAAACGCGATCAGATCACCGCCGTCATTGGACCTTCAATCAGCCAGGCCGCCTACGAGGTTGGGCCCGAATTTTTTGAAACCTTTATAGATAATGATCCCCAAAACAGTCGCTTTTTCACTAATGGCAAAAACGGCCATTACCAGTTCGACCTAACTGGCTTTGGCTTGCACCGCCTGCGAGAATCCGGCGTTGCTCACGCGGAATGGATCCGACATTGCACCTATTCTGATCCTGATCGGTTTTATTCTTATCGCCGTGCAACACACGCCAAAGAAGCCGATTACGGCAGGCTTATCTCTGCCATAAGACTCTGAGATTAATGCTGCAAACTCACGGCATTAATCTCATCAGGTCTGGTGTCGAAACGGTAGTCGGCAGGAAAAACCAGCGTGCGATTGCAGGCATTCTGTCATCTGTTTCAGCGCCTATTTTGCGTGGTATCAATGTGTGTGACGGCAACACATAATCGCCGCATTCCCAGGTGTCACATTCCAGAAACACCCTTCAAACACACCTATTACCAAAACAAATCAATACCTTAATAAAACGCACCTCAGCAAAACATATATCTATCATTCTATCCACATCACGTTGGAAAGCCCGATCTTTACGCCATCAGTGACACAGATTGGCCCCAAAGTTTTTGCAAACTTTTCAAGTCAGTAAACTGTAATTCTCAGAGTCGGCCTCAAAGGAACCGTGACATGAAATGCCATCGGAGGACACCGGCCAACCAAAGCCCGCATAGATTTCGGGGCAGATCTCCTCTTTTGTGCCAGACCTCTTATGCCTCCCCGGGGCGTCTTGGTTTTACAATGGCGCTGACGTTACTAAGGGCTGAATGCGAATAATGATATTACTCTTACTTCAAAACCTGTTCATCGCATTGCACCAAGCTGTTGCGCAAAACGTATGTGCACCTACTTCTTTGGTCAGATGCCCGGTGATGTCCGGGCAGCATGCTAAGACATGGGAGGGCTACCGCCCATGACGATGACTCCTTACACAACGAACATGCCGCGCAACGCGCTGGCAATAAAAAAACGCCGCGACTCACTTACAGATCTCAAGCAGCAACCAGAGCGCCGCTCTTTATTGATGCGCAAATATCATAGTGTTTACCTGTCTGATGACGGTGAAATCCGCCATTCTGATCAAATTGCCCCGGCTCTGCCTTTGTTTGAGTCCGCGTTTTCCGCCTTTGCCCGCGGTACACTGATCGAAACAGAGAACGGGCAATTCGCCATCGAAGACCTAGAGCCAGGAATGAATGTCCTGTGCCCCGGCGGCAAAAAGTCCGAAATCATTTGGATCGGATCTATGACAATTGTGCCCGGTGCGGGGCCAAGCGGATACAAGTGTTCAAGCCTGACCCGTGTTATGGCCCATGCCCTTGGCATGAACCGTCCCGGTCATGATCTCATATTCGGCCCAGGCGCCCGCATGCTGACCCGCCCCACCGGTGTACAAGAAGAATCAAAAGACAATCGACTACTGACACCCGTCAATGATTTGTCGGATGGCGACAATATCATCAGCATTCTGCCCCCACGACCAGTTGAAGTGTATCACCTATGTCTGAGCAATCACACCTTGCTCAGCGCGTCAGGTCTGGAGGTCGAAAGTTTCCATCCCGGTCCCCGGTTTGAATCAACGCTTGGGGGCAATATGCTGTCACTGTTCATGTCGCTGTTTCCACATGTTGATCACCCTGAAGATTTTGGGCCTCTGAAGATACAACGGCTACCAATTCTTTCCGCAAATGGAACAGAGGTCGCCTGATTTCAGGCGGATTTGCTGAGACGTTCTTCCAGTATATCAAACGGCACACCCGGTTCGTCCTTGGCCCCACGGATCACAAGTGATGTTTTGACGCTTGCCACATTCTCCGCAGCAGTTAGCTGCTCTGTCAGGAATCGCTGAAAGGTGCTGAGGTCAGGTGCCGCGCATTTCAGAATAAAGTCCACCTCGCCGTTAAGCATATGGCATTCACGTACCAACGGCCAACTGCGGCAACGCTCCTCAAAAATACTCAGATCTGCTTCCGCCTGACTTTGCAGGCCCACCATGGCAAAAACCTGAACCTCAAAACCCAACTCACGCGCATCAACATCTGCATGATAGCCTTTGATGTAACCGGTTTCTTCCAACGTACGCACACGGCGCAAACACGGTGGCGCCGAAATGCCTACGCGCTTAGCCAACTCCACATTTGTCATCCGGCCGTCGGCTTGCAATTCAGCCAAAATCTTGCGGTCAATCGGGTCAAGTCGGGTTGTTGGCATTCGGTCACTCCAGATTTGAGATTTGATACACCACGAGACGGACTGACGCAATATTATTTCAAACGCGCGTAACTTTATTAACCTTAATCTCTTCCGACCACACCACATGCATCGGGCACCCCATAGCTTTGGCCCCATAAAGCCCCCAAAAGATGTCCCGTTCTATCAATCTGGCCCTTCTGCCTGCCGCCCGCGCAGGCTATAGTCGCCCGGTCCAAGCAACGAATAATACAGGTAAGTGCTAGATGGCCGCGCGCGAACAGTTTCCATTCAATATCGTGATCGTTGGACAGGGTGGGCGCCTGCAGTACGAAGCCGTGATTTTTGCGGCCTCGTTGCGTACGCAGTCCCCCAGATTTGGCGGGAAACTATTTGTCGCAGAGCCGCAAAAAGGCTCAAGATGGCCCAAAGACCCCACAATACGCGGTGATGAGACGCGTCAGTTGCTCAATGATCTTGGCGCCGAAATTATTCCATTCGAATCAAAGCATTTTGGCCAAGACTATCCGCAAGGAAACAAGATAGAGGCACTCTTCGCGCTCCCCAAAGGCGAGCCCTTCGTGTTCTTCGATACGGATACGTTAGTTCTTGATGATCTAGGACAAGTTCCATTTGATTTTAGCCGCCCCAGCGCGTCACTCAAACGGGAAAATACCTGGCCAGAGATACAGCTCTACGGTCCCGGATATACGGCCACGTGGAAATCACTCTATGATAAATTCGACCTCGACTTCGAAAGCTCTTTGGATCCGGAGTATCCCGATGAATTCTGGCGCAGGTATCTTTATTTCAATGCAGGCTTTTTCTATTACAAATGCCCGCATCAATTTGGTCAGAAATTTCTGGATTACGCATTAACCATTCGTAACGACCCCCCCAAGGAACTGGTATGCCAGTCATTTGACCCTTGGTTGGATCAGGTTGCCCTGCCTCTTGTGATTCATGCCCTTGGGGGTGGTCGTGACGCTCTCCCCTCGGGCTATCTGGATGGTGATACTACCTGCCATTACCGCATGCTGCCGCTACTTTATGCCCGCGAGACAGACCGTGTTATCAACGTGCTTGAAGAGGTCACATCCCCCAACCGCATCAAAAAAATCCTTAAAAACTATGATGCGATGAAGTTCATGATCTACCATGGTCGTGGGCGTAAGGTACGTGACCTGTTTGATCGCAACAATCTGCCCCGCAAGGAACAGGCCATTCGCAATACCATAAAACGTAATGGGTTCTGGATGCGTTAATGCGCGCGCTCAACAGCCAATTTCACATTCGCTGAATACTGATAACATACTGGTGCTCTTCTCAGTTGTGACTGCAAAACATATCCCCTAGTGTTTCCGAAAATATTTCGCAGGAGGAACACCAATGGCCTATGGCTTTGATACATTGCAAATTCATGCGGGTGCACGCCCGGATCCGGCAACTGGTGCCCGGCAAACCCCGATCTATCAAAGCACTGCCTATGTGTTTCGCGATGCCGAACATGCCGCTGCGCTTTTTAACCTGCAAGAAGTTGGCTACATCTACTCACGCCTGACCAATCCCACTGTGGCCGTTTTGCAGGAACGTGTTGCCACGCTTGAGGGTGGTGTCGGCGCTGTATGCTGTTCTTCTGGTCACGCGGCGCAGATTATGGCGCTCTTCCCACTAATGGCACCTGGTCGCAACGTGGTGGTGTCGACCCGGCTTTATGGCGGATCTGTCACTCAATTCAGCCAGACGATTAAGCGTTTCGGGTGGTCAGCCACATTTGTCGACTTTGATGACACTGATGCGATAAAAGCCGCGATTGATGACGACACTCGCGCCATATTCTGTGAATCCATCGCCAACCCCGGCGGTTACATCACTGACCTTCCTACCATTGCTAAAATCGCCGATGCCGCGGGCCTGCCCTTGATTGTCGACAACACCAGCGCCAGCCCCTACTTGTGTCGCCCCATCGAACATGG
Protein-coding sequences here:
- a CDS encoding Hint domain-containing protein, whose product is MTMTPYTTNMPRNALAIKKRRDSLTDLKQQPERRSLLMRKYHSVYLSDDGEIRHSDQIAPALPLFESAFSAFARGTLIETENGQFAIEDLEPGMNVLCPGGKKSEIIWIGSMTIVPGAGPSGYKCSSLTRVMAHALGMNRPGHDLIFGPGARMLTRPTGVQEESKDNRLLTPVNDLSDGDNIISILPPRPVEVYHLCLSNHTLLSASGLEVESFHPGPRFESTLGGNMLSLFMSLFPHVDHPEDFGPLKIQRLPILSANGTEVA
- a CDS encoding Lrp/AsnC family transcriptional regulator, with translation MPTTRLDPIDRKILAELQADGRMTNVELAKRVGISAPPCLRRVRTLEETGYIKGYHADVDARELGFEVQVFAMVGLQSQAEADLSIFEERCRSWPLVRECHMLNGEVDFILKCAAPDLSTFQRFLTEQLTAAENVASVKTSLVIRGAKDEPGVPFDILEERLSKSA
- a CDS encoding glycosyltransferase family 2 protein → MAAREQFPFNIVIVGQGGRLQYEAVIFAASLRTQSPRFGGKLFVAEPQKGSRWPKDPTIRGDETRQLLNDLGAEIIPFESKHFGQDYPQGNKIEALFALPKGEPFVFFDTDTLVLDDLGQVPFDFSRPSASLKRENTWPEIQLYGPGYTATWKSLYDKFDLDFESSLDPEYPDEFWRRYLYFNAGFFYYKCPHQFGQKFLDYALTIRNDPPKELVCQSFDPWLDQVALPLVIHALGGGRDALPSGYLDGDTTCHYRMLPLLYARETDRVINVLEEVTSPNRIKKILKNYDAMKFMIYHGRGRKVRDLFDRNNLPRKEQAIRNTIKRNGFWMR